The Halorubrum sp. BV1 nucleotide sequence GAGGGGATCGTGTACGCGCCGTCGATCGTGAGCCACTTCGAGGATCTTCGAGAGGGTGACCTGACGTTCGCTGAGATCGCCGCCCCGCCGATGACGATCGCGGCGGAGACGAGCGTCAGCGCCGCGTTCGACCAGTTTCAGGCGGAAGGACAGGAGCTCGCGCTCGTGATTCGGGACGGCGAGGTCGTCGGACTGGTGACCGCGACAGACGCGCTTGAGGCGGTGATGGGCCAGCTCGAAGACCCGCTCGACGCGGGCGACCTCTGAGGGCGGCGTTGTCGCGGGGTCGAGACGGGTTCCTACGTATACGCCTCTCGCAGGAACACCAGCGCCCCGCCGAGCATGGCGAGGTTGCCGAAGAAGGCGAGCCGCTCGCCGCTTTTGTCGTTCGCGTCGGCGTTCCAGAAGTCGTGCATCGTCGCGGTCACGCCGACGAGGAACGTGACTGCCGCACCGGTCGCGACCCGCGGGAGCCGCCAGAGCGCGATGCCGACGCCGGCGGCGACCATCGTTCCCGAGGCGAGCGGCGCGGCGACCTCCGGGAACGGGACGCCGGCGGACTCGGCGTACCCGATCGTGTCGTCCATGTCGCGGAAGTCCTCTGACGCTTGCGCGGCGAGACCGATCCCGAGGAGCACCCGACCGAGCCGCGAGGGCGCGTCGCCTCCGTTTTCGGCCGCGTCCGCCGGGTCCACCGGGGCGTGGTCGTCGTTCTCGGTCATACCTCGATCAACGGTAGCACGCACCATAAAATCAGGGTGGCGAGCGGTTCGGTTGCGGGACCGATCTGACCTGCGGCCGCGGCGTCAGTCCGCGGTCGCCGCCGCCGCGCCGTGGTCGATCTCCGTGCCGAGGAGGTCGAGGAACGCCGCGATCCACTCGGGGTGGTCGGGCCACGCCTGTGCGGTGACGAGGTTGCCGTCCGTGGTCACCTCGTCGACCCACGAACAGCCGGCGGCCTCCACCTCGGCCCGTACCGCCGGGTACGCCGTCATCTCGTAGCCGTCGAGCACGCCCGCGGCTGCGAGGATCTGCGGCCCGTGACAGATCGCCGCGACCGGCTTGTTGGCCTCGAAGAAGTGACGCACTGCGTCGAGCACCGCCTCGTAGCCGCGGAGGTACTCCGGTGCGCGTCCGCCGGGAACGACGAGCGCGTCGTAGTCGGCGGGGTCGATCTCGTCGAACCCGTGCGTGAGCGCGAAGTCGTGGCCGCGCTCCTCCAGATACGTCTGGTCGCCGCGGAAGTCGTGGATCGCGGTCTTGACG carries:
- a CDS encoding DoxX family protein; its protein translation is MTENDDHAPVDPADAAENGGDAPSRLGRVLLGIGLAAQASEDFRDMDDTIGYAESAGVPFPEVAAPLASGTMVAAGVGIALWRLPRVATGAAVTFLVGVTATMHDFWNADANDKSGERLAFFGNLAMLGGALVFLREAYT
- a CDS encoding DJ-1/PfpI family protein, translating into MTGAQILMIVGDFGEDYEIMVPFQALQAVGHEVHAVCPEKGADDSVKTAIHDFRGDQTYLEERGHDFALTHGFDEIDPADYDALVVPGGRAPEYLRGYEAVLDAVRHFFEANKPVAAICHGPQILAAAGVLDGYEMTAYPAVRAEVEAAGCSWVDEVTTDGNLVTAQAWPDHPEWIAAFLDLLGTEIDHGAAAATAD